Proteins from a genomic interval of Oncorhynchus kisutch isolate 150728-3 linkage group LG28, Okis_V2, whole genome shotgun sequence:
- the LOC109873385 gene encoding alpha-1A adrenergic receptor-like, whose amino-acid sequence MSFDTANDANFWSNGSSELYAETPGPLSANNSNLTTANYTDTNPLDLTRAVSVGMVLGAFILFAIVGNILVILSVVCNRHLRIPTNYFIINLAIADLLLGTTVLPVSATLEILDYWVFGRIFCDIWAAVDVLCCTASIMSLCVISIDRYIGVRYPLQYPCIVTEKRAILAMLGVWVLATVISIGPLLGWKQPPSNDDTVCPITEEPFYALFSSLGSFYIPLAVILCMYCQVYVVAKRTTKNLEAGVMKERMDSNELTLRIHCKNAQLQEYCVTGKGQARSTLTVKLLKFSREKKAAKTLGVVVGMFILCWLPFFLVLPIGSFNANLRPSETFFKVIFWLGYFNSCLNPIIYPCYSREFKQAFIRILKCRCHQKKKKQKGWNAYYNQRSSRLGSTNTSYLNGSQQTLSSVNPSPHCVSKGTGSRLEPGFDLNSPSPCTSLPGSPFTGQMRALPGAVYQSTSRNNRVHLVSPLARESVHANGQSRNGEVEHGTIRATPDTIM is encoded by the exons ATGAGTTTTGATACTGCTAATGATGCCAACTTCTGGAGTAACGGGTCCTCTGAGCTGTACGCAGAGACACCAGGACCGTTGTCTGCAAATAATTCCAATTTGACCACAGCGAATTACACAGACACGAATCCTCTGGACCTTACCCGAGCCGTGTCAGTTGGTATGGTTCTGGGCGCTTTCATTTTGTTCGCAATCGTGGGCAACATACTCGTAATACTTTCCGTTGTGTGCAACAGACACCTGCGTATCCCAACGAACTATTTCATTATCAACCTAGCAATTGCAGACCTGTTACTGGGTACCACAGTTCTGCCCGTGTCCGCAACACTGGAGATTCTCGACTACTGGGTATTCGGGAGGATCTTCTGTGACATCTGGGCAGCAGTGGACGTGTTATGTTGCACGGCCTCCATCATGAGCCTGTGCGTAATATCCATAGACCGTTATATAGGCGTGCGCTACCCACTGCAGTACCCCTGTATAGTAACGGAGAAAAGAGCCATTTTGGCCATGCTCGGTGTGTGGGTTCTCGCCACTGTCATCTCCATCGGACCTCTACTAGGGTGGAAACAACCACCCTCAAATGATGACACCGTTTGCCCCATCACCGAAGAGCCCTTTTACGCACTCTTCTCCTCCCTGGGTTCATTTTATATACCTCTGGCTGTCATCCTGTGCATGTACTGCCAGGTTTATGTAGTTGCCAAACGGACAACTAAGAACTTGGAGGCGGGGGTCATGAAAGAACGCATGGACTCGAATGAGCTCACGCTCAGGATCCACTGCAAAAACGCACAGCTGCAAGAATACTGCGTCACGGGCAAAGGCCAGGCGCGGAGCACACTAACGGTGAAACTGCTCAAGTTCTCCCGAGAGAAGAAAGCTGCTAAAACTCTGGGTGTGGTGGTAGGCATGTTTATTCTCTGCTGGCTGCCATTCTTCCTCGTGCTGCCCATCG GGTCGTTCAACGCCAACCTGCGTCCCTCGGAGACGTTCTTCAAGGTGATCTTCTGGCTGGGCTATTTCAACAGCTGCCTGAACCCCATCATCTACCCCTGCTACAGCCGAGAGTTCAAGCAGGCCTTCATACGCATCCTTAAGTGCCGCTGCcatcagaagaagaagaagcagaagggTTGGAATGCCTACTACAACCAACGTTCCTCTCGCCTGGGCTCCACCAATACCTCCTACCTGAATGGAAGTCAGCAGACCCTGTCCTCCGTCAACCCCAGCCCTCACTGTGTCAGCAAAGGGACTGGCTCTCGCCTAGAGCCTGGGTTTGACCTCAACTCCCCATCCCCCTGCACGTCTCTGCCTGGGAGCCCCTTCACTGGCCAGATGAGAGCCCTCCCTGGGGCTGTCTACCAGAGCACCAGCAGAAATAACAGAGTCCACCTGGTCTCTCCCTTGGCCAGGGAGTCAGTTCATGCCAATGGACAGAGTAGGAATGGAGAGGTGGAGCATGGAACAATCAGGGCAACACCTGACACAATTATGTAA